In the genome of Luteitalea pratensis, the window TTCGAGGTCTGCCGGGAACTGCGACGGCTGCGCGTGAAGACCCCCATCATCATGCTCACGGCCAGGACGCAGGAGGCCGAGAAGATCCTCGGCCTCGAGTTCGGCGCCGACGACTACGTCACCAAGCCGTTCAGTCCCGCCGAGCTGCGGGCGCGGATCAAGGCCGTGATGCGCCGCTTCGAGGACGATGGGGCGCAAGCGGGAGTGTGCCGTTTCGGCGACTGCGAGGTGGACTTCGATCGCGCGGAACTCCGGCGTGCCGGAAAGGTGGTCGACATCACCGCGCTCGAGCTTCGGATGCTGGATGCGTTCAAGCGCAGTCGGGGTCGCGTCCTCACGCGCGAGCAACTGATTCGACAGGCATGGGGCGAGAACACCTACATCGGCGATCGCGTCGTCGACACGCACATCCTGAATCTCCGCAAGAAGATCGAGCCGGTACCGACGGCGCCTCGCTTCCTCAGGAGCGTGCGCGGCATCGGCTATCGCTTCGATGCCTGAACTACTCGACCGAAACTCGACGCAGGCTGGGTGAAGGGTCGACCGTCGTTGCCTAGAGTGGCGCCAGGAGATCAGACATGAGAACTCGAATCCTGATGCTCGTGGCCGTCGTGGTGGGTCTGGTGACACTGTCCGGTGCCGTGGCGGCGCAGCGATCCGACCCAGCCGCGC includes:
- a CDS encoding response regulator transcription factor, whose product is MSRILIIEDDPDIAMGLQEDLARHGHESEVARDGDAGLRLGRDASWDVILLDVMLPLRDGFEVCRELRRLRVKTPIIMLTARTQEAEKILGLEFGADDYVTKPFSPAELRARIKAVMRRFEDDGAQAGVCRFGDCEVDFDRAELRRAGKVVDITALELRMLDAFKRSRGRVLTREQLIRQAWGENTYIGDRVVDTHILNLRKKIEPVPTAPRFLRSVRGIGYRFDA